The Candidatus Cloacimonadota bacterium genomic interval CATTTTGAGGAGATCAAAAGCCGATATTTTCAAAGACTCAGCAGCTTCTTTGGATCTGCTTGAATCTTTCCATAAAATTGAAGCACATCCTTCAGGTGAAATTACAGAATAAATTGCATTCTTCAGCATCAGAATTTTATCAGTAACCCCGATTCCAAGGGCTCCACCCGAGCCACCTTCACCGGTTACAATACTGATAATCGGAACTTTGAGCCCGGACATCTCTCTCAAATTGACTGCAATTGCTTCTGCTTGCCCTCGTTCCTCTGCTCCGATTCCCGGATATGCTCCGGGAGTATCAATCAGATTTATTATTGGACGCCCAAATTTTTCTGCCTGTTTCATCAAACGCAATGCTTTTCTATAGCCCTCAGGATGAGCCATGCCAAAATGCCGATAAACATTCTCGGTGGTTTTTTTCCCCTTTTGCTGCCCGATAATTGTTACCGGTATTCCTTGAAATGATGCAATTCCCCCAATCATAGCGTGGTCATCGCCAAATTTTCTATCGCCATGCAGTTCAACAAAATCCGAGAATATCAAATCTATATAGTCAGCGGTTTTGGGTCTTTTTATCTCTCTTGCCAAAGACACTGTCTCCATAATCGAATACTTTTGGTGAAAATTATTTAAATCTTCACCCATCTTACATTCCCAATTTGTATCATTTTGATGATGTAAGTCCAGAATCTTTTCAAGCGTATTTTTCAAATCATCTCTCAATAAAATTGCATCAATCATTCCTTTTTCAAGTAAAAATTCCGAACGTTGAAAACCATCCGGCAACTTTGCCCCAATAGTTTGACGAATCACTCTTGGTCCGGCAAAACCAATTAAGGCATCCGGTTCTGCTATAATTATATCGCCAAGAAATGAAAAAGAAGCACTAACTCCCCCGGTTGTCGGGTGAGTTAATAATGAGATAAATAGCAATCCGGCATCTGAAAAGCGTTTGAGAGCAGCACTTGTTTTTGCCATTTGCATCAAGGAAATCACGCCTTCCTGCATACGAGCTCCACCGGAGCCGGAAACGATGATTAGAGGCAATTTCTCTTTAGTTGCCAATTCTATTGCACGTGTTATTTTTTCACCAACAACCGCTCCCATACTTCCCATCATAAAATTCGTATCCATAACCGCGAGGACAACTTCATGTTGTCCGATTTGGGAGGTAACAACTTTAACGCCGGATTTATTTCCACTCGTTCGATACGCTTTTTTTAATTTCATTTTGTATCCTTGAAAAAGCAGCGGATCAATATTTCGCAAATTTTTAAAATGTTCTGTGGATTTCTTCGGTTTGGTCAACAACTTTATCCGCTCAACCGGACTCATTTGAAAATGATAACCACAATTCGGGCAGATAAAATTCTTGTTAGCATAAAAATTTATAAAATGAGTAGTTTTACATTTTGGACATTTTGAAAAAAGTTTTCTCATATTTACCTCGTTATCTTAATAATTGATCAATCATTTAAATATTTCCGAATAAATTGGGTGGTGATTTCCGATGTTTTAAATTTTGGATGATTCAATATTTTTTTGTGGAATCCGATCGTCGTATGAATGGGTGAAATGAAAAATTCATTCAAAGCTCTCTTCATTCTCGAGATCGCTTCTTCCCTTGTCTTACCTTTTGAAATTACTTTTGCAATCAAGGAATCGTAGTAAGGATGAATTGTTTCGCCGGCAAAACAAGCTGAATCAACCCG includes:
- a CDS encoding acetyl-CoA carboxylase carboxyltransferase subunit alpha, producing the protein MRKLFSKCPKCKTTHFINFYANKNFICPNCGYHFQMSPVERIKLLTKPKKSTEHFKNLRNIDPLLFQGYKMKLKKAYRTSGNKSGVKVVTSQIGQHEVVLAVMDTNFMMGSMGAVVGEKITRAIELATKEKLPLIIVSGSGGARMQEGVISLMQMAKTSAALKRFSDAGLLFISLLTHPTTGGVSASFSFLGDIIIAEPDALIGFAGPRVIRQTIGAKLPDGFQRSEFLLEKGMIDAILLRDDLKNTLEKILDLHHQNDTNWECKMGEDLNNFHQKYSIMETVSLAREIKRPKTADYIDLIFSDFVELHGDRKFGDDHAMIGGIASFQGIPVTIIGQQKGKKTTENVYRHFGMAHPEGYRKALRLMKQAEKFGRPIINLIDTPGAYPGIGAEERGQAEAIAVNLREMSGLKVPIISIVTGEGGSGGALGIGVTDKILMLKNAIYSVISPEGCASILWKDSSRSKEAAESLKISAFDLLKMNLIDEIINEPDEGAHTDYKLTAKNISAAIKRNLACLLTMNIQELLEQRYQKYRSIEFYKEK